One Ahaetulla prasina isolate Xishuangbanna chromosome 1, ASM2864084v1, whole genome shotgun sequence DNA window includes the following coding sequences:
- the ERLEC1 gene encoding endoplasmic reticulum lectin 1, whose translation MKRRKPEPLRAAVLVRLLLWGLLEAKAATGGGSRSLPQFSDDVPFRVNWPGREFILPTAGVLYKEDYYIIMTTADKEKYKCILPVLANGDEEEEKDYKGPSPAELLEPLFKQSSCSYRIESYWTYEVCHGKHIRQYHEEKETGQKINIQEYYLGNSLRKSPPLDPDQEENEIEKDTAKEIPTKNIEGQMTPYFPIGMGNGTPCTLRQNLPRSSTVMYVCHPEAKHEILSVAEVTTCEYEVVILTPLLCSHPKYRFRASPVNDIFCLSLPGSPLKPHKLEHLEQQQEMMKMPFRRAKEEEINSAKEEKFSSFHKPVAVGTSQLLTVGTTHISKLTDEQLIKEFLSGSYCFHGGVGWWRYEFCYGKYVHQYHKDKENGKTTIVVGTWNKEEHLEWAQKNVARTYHQKDDDLQTVKMVSHYYGNGDVCDLTDKPRQVTVRLKCKESDSPHAVTIYMVEPHSCQYILGVESPVICKILDTADEYGLLSVPS comes from the exons ATGAAGCGGAGAAAGCCGGAGCCCCTCAGGGCGGCTGTGCTGGTGCGCCTCTTGCTATGGGGGCTCCTGGAAGCGAAGGCGGCGACGGGCGGGGGCAGCCGGTCCCTCCCGCAATTTAGCGACGACGTGCCTTTCCGAGTGAACTGGCCGGGCAGAGAATTCATCTTG CCTACTGCTGGGGTTCTATACAAAGaagattattacatcattatgacAACAgcagataaagaaaaatacaagtgCATTCTTCCAGTATTAGCTAACGGAGATGAG gaggaggaaaaggattaTAAAGGGCCAAGCCCAGCTGAACTGTTGGAACCTCTCTTCAAGCAAAGTAGTTGCTCTTATAGA ATTGAATCGTACTGGACTTACGAAGTTTGTCATGGTAAACACATTCGTCAGTATCACGAAGAGAAAGAAACTGGGCAG aaaataaatattcaagAATATTATCTTGGAAATTCGTTGAGAAAGAGCCCACCACTAGATCCAG atcaagaagaaaatgaaattgaaaaagatactgcaaaagag ATTCCGACAAAAAACATAGAAGGGCAGATGACTCCATATTTTCCTATAGGAATGGGAAATGGCACACCTTGTACCCTGAGACAAAACCTTCCCAGATCAAGCACAGTAATGTATGTCTGCCACCCAGAAGCAAAGCACGAGATACTTTCTGTGGCTGAAGTCACTACTTGTGAATATGAAGTGGTTATTTTGACTCCTTTGTTATGCAGCCATCCTAAATATAG ATTCAGAGCTTCCCCAGTGAATGACATATTTTGCCTGTCGCTGCCAGGATCACCACTTAAACCTCATAAATTGGAGCATCTCGAACAGCAGCAAGAAATGATGAAGATGCCATTTAGAAGAGCCAAAGAG GAAGAAATCAAttcagcaaaagaagaaaaattttcgTCCTTCCACAAGCCAGTTGCTGTTGGAACCTCCCAGCTCTTAACAGTTGGAACAACACACATCTCCAAACTGACAGATGAACAGCTCATTAAAGAATTTCTTAGTGGGTCTTATTGCTTCCATGGG GGTGTTGGCTGGTGGAGATATGAATTCTGCTATGGCAAGTATGTGCATCAGTATCACAag GATAAAGAAAATGGCAAAACAACTATAGTTGTGGGGACATGGAACAAAGAGGAACATCTTGAATGGGCACAAAAGAATGTGGCTAGAACATATCACCAGAAAGACGATGACCTGCAAACAGTCAA GATGGTGTCTCACTATTACGGGAATGGAGATGTTTGTGACTTAACTGACAAACCTCGACAAGTGACTGTGAGATTGAA GTGCAAAGAATCTGACTCTCCTCATGCAGTAACTATATATATGGTGGAGCCTCATTCCTGCCAGTATATTCTTGGG GTAGAGTCACCAGTTATCTGTAAAATTCTGGATACAGCAGACGAATATGGACTGCTTTCTGTGCCAAGTTAA